In Oncorhynchus tshawytscha isolate Ot180627B linkage group LG28, Otsh_v2.0, whole genome shotgun sequence, a genomic segment contains:
- the LOC112244602 gene encoding ras-related protein Rab-11B: MGNRDDEYDFLFKVVLIGDSGVGKSNLLSRFTRNEFNLESKSTIGVEFATRSIQVDGKTIKAQIWDTAGQERYRAITSAYYRGAVGALLVYDIAKHLTYENVERWLKELRDHADNNIVIMLVGNKSDLRHLRAVPMDEARAFAEKNTLSFIETSALDSTNVEEAFKNILTEIYRIVSQKQIAERSAHDESPGNNVVDISVPPTTDQKGNKLQCCQNL; the protein is encoded by the exons ATGGGGAACAGAGACGATGAATACGATTTCTTGTTCAAAG TTGTGCTAATTGGGGACTCTGGTGTCGGGAAGAGTAACTTGCTCTCTCGGTTCACACGGAATGAGTTCAACCTTGAGAGTAAGAGCACCATCGGGGTGGAGTTTGCCACCCGCAGCATCCAGGTGGATGGGAAGACGATAAAGGCCCAGATATGGGACACGGCTGGACAGGAACGTTACAGAGCCATCACCTCTGC CTATTACAGAGGGGCAGTGGGTGCTCTCCTAGTGTATGACATCGCCAAGCACCTGACCTATGAAAACGTGGAGCGCTGGTTGAAGGAACTGAGGGATCATGCAGACAACAACATCGTCATCATGCTGGTGGGCAACAAGAGCGACCTGCGCCACCTCAGGGCCGTGCCCATGGATGAGGCCCGGGCTTTTGCAG AGAAGAACACTCTATCCTTTATTGAAACTTCAGCTTTAGATTCAACAAATGTAGAGGAAGCTTTCAAGAATATCCTTACAG AAATCTATCGCATCGTATCACAGAAGCAGATCGCTGAGCGGTCCGCCCATGACGAGTCCCCTGGAAACAATGTGGTGGACATAAGTGTTCCACCCACCACGGACCAGAAAGGGAACAAACTGCAGTGCTGTCAGAACCTGTAA